The following coding sequences are from one Mytilus trossulus isolate FHL-02 chromosome 8, PNRI_Mtr1.1.1.hap1, whole genome shotgun sequence window:
- the LOC134727533 gene encoding uncharacterized protein LOC134727533, with product MYIQDDLSNNFATWNYTFQIIFKMKGITERVGHDVVVETAGNSGACGVRFTVGKSYIVTGRKRSDGMKETDSCSFISQLNNLSPYQSFYLFTRGSFSYNRNCRRGCKIGPESKGCGYQKENEDYTTTECLDNKALCQRKGRQCRWVNNETCKPMYFITRTSGG from the exons atgtatattcaagaTGATTTATCCAATAACTTTGCGACCTGGAATtatacatttcaaattattttcaaaatgaag GGAATCACCGAAAGAGTTGGACACGATGTTGTTGTAGAGACAGCAGGAAATAGTGGAGCCTGTGGTGTACGCTTTACTGTCGGAAAGTCTTATATCGTAACGG gAAGAAAAAGATCCGATGGAATGAAAGAAACTGATTCCTGCAGTTTTATAAGTCAACTGAACAATCTGTCACCATATCAATCGTTTTACCTGTTTACAAGAGGTTCCTTTTCGTACAATAGAAACTGTAGAAGAGGATGC AAAATTGGTCCAGAGTCAAAAGGTTGTGGATATCAGAAGGAAAACGAAGATTATACGACTACCGAATGCCTGGATAACAAAGCGCTGTGTCAAAGAAAAGGACGGCAGTGCCGCTGGGTTAATAACGAAACCTGTAAACCCATGTATTTCATCACGCGGACTTCAGGGGGCTGA